The window GTGAGCACCAAAGAAAGCTATAACAGCGTATACGGCAATTGAAATCAGAAAAGCATAACGCCACTTATTTCTTATCTTATATGAAAATATCATCAGCATAGGCACCGAAAGCATTAATATGGGCAGCTCCAGCATATATATATTCCACAAAAACGGCCGTAAATTGTCTTGTGTAAAACCAGCCATATTTAACAAGTTTAACAAAAATACAATGATGCTGTAAACCAGAAAACCTTTCAGGAGTCTGAGGCAGTGCTTAATCAGCCATGGGTATCCCAGATAAATGACAGCAAACAACAGTGGAATACCCATCATAATATGTATATTTTCTTTAATCAGATATATCAATTGGACGGCTGCAGAGCCTTTCGCATACCAATAAGATTGGATATGATAAGTAATTTGGTAAATGCCGCCCATCACCACCAGTGCCAGAATACCCCAAAGTAAAAACCCGGGATTCTCCACCCGGTGAATCTGATTTAGTCGGACACCTATTTCAGATGGATCACCCAAATCCTGTAAGGCTGCTCTGGCTGCTTTCTCCTGATCCATTCCCTGATCCATATACTCTTCCTGCCGCTCCTCCATGTGTTGATACAATTCACTACAGAGTTCTGGTACGATTGGCTTATACTGAATCTGGTCTTGTACATCCTGCATGAACTGCCTGACATCATCGTTATTCTTATAATCCCGCATAAATAATCTCACCTCCAAGTATCTGACTTACCACACTGCTATATTGCTTCCATTCAAGTTCCTTTTTCTTTAGCAGCCGATGCCCCTCATCTGTTAAAATATAGTACTTTCTCAGCCTGCCATTGGGACCTTCTTTTTCAGTGCTTATAATTGCGCCCTGCTGTTCCAGACTATGCAGTATGGGATACAGGGTTCCTTCCTTCAGCACAAACAGATCCTGGCTCTGTCTTTCCAATTCTTTGATTATCTGGTAACCATACATCTCTTTTGTTTCCAAAAGCTTTAGAATCAGCAGCGATGTTCCAAATGCCATCATTTTCTTATCCATTGTTTCACCTCTTATCAATAATAAATAACACCTAGAGTTTCTAGGTATATTATACATAGAAACTCTAGGTATGTCAAGAGACGCCTGTTTATTTCTCTAGCCGTCATCTAATGAAACCATGCAAAAAGACAGAATACCTCCAACGATTAATCAACACGAAAAATCTATGATCCATGGGTCATTTTGTGGTAAAAACAATTTTCTTATGGTATGATAATATTTGTAGGCTGATTTGTAACCATTATGTAAGGAGGTGTGTTGAAATGGCTGTTTTTAGTATTATTAATCTTATTCTTTTACTTCTTTATGTGTTAGCCATAGGAGTTGGCGTATACGTTTTGTATCTGATCATCAAAGCGTTAAAGATATATATTAAAAAGAATTCATGATCTTCATGTACGCTATAATGTTTTTATGTAAAAGAAAGTGCCATTAGTCAGAGGACCTCCGGATCCGTTGTTTATGACGGCAGAAGCTGC of the Lacrimispora indolis DSM 755 genome contains:
- a CDS encoding PadR family transcriptional regulator, whose amino-acid sequence is MDKKMMAFGTSLLILKLLETKEMYGYQIIKELERQSQDLFVLKEGTLYPILHSLEQQGAIISTEKEGPNGRLRKYYILTDEGHRLLKKKELEWKQYSSVVSQILGGEIIYAGL